In Octopus bimaculoides isolate UCB-OBI-ISO-001 chromosome 5, ASM119413v2, whole genome shotgun sequence, a genomic segment contains:
- the LOC106879881 gene encoding uncharacterized protein LOC106879881, whose product MLLKISNGQIASNNGYIDTTTIDHTVSSPDDLCSAVYPNLTMKYLKPDWLCDRFVLAPTNAAVNTLIYNLLSQLPSEECCCRSVDAVTNLDQVTHFPTEFLNSQDTPGLPPHELHLKVGCPVILPCNLNAPTLCNGTCIVVKQMMDHVTEAQIIMKHTKNDTVYIPKISLTPTYCPYPMQKLQFPLKLSFAVTINKAQAQLLKVVGLDLRTLFFSHG is encoded by the coding sequence ATGCTCCTTAAAATCAGCAATGGACAAATTGCATCCAACAATGGATACATTGACACTACCACCATTGACCACACTGTCTCCAGCCCTGATGACTTATGTTCTGCCGTTTACCCAAATCTTACAATGAAATACTTAAAACCAGATTGGCTTTGTGACAGGTTTGTTCTTGCACCTACAAATGCAGCTGTCAACACTCTTATCTACAACTTACTCAGTCAGCTACCGTCTGAAGAATGCTGTTGCAGATCAGTTGATGCTGTAACCAACCTCGATCAAGTTACACACtttccaacagaatttctcaactcCCAAGATACTCCAGGACTTCCTCCTCATGAACTTCATTTAAAAGTCGGTTGCCCTGTCATCCTCCCATGCAATCTAAATGCACCCACACTATGCAATGGAACTTGCATTGTGGTCAAACAAATGATGGACCATGTCACTGAAGCCCAGATTATCATGAAACATACCAAAAACGATACTGTTTACATTCCAAAAATTTCACTAACCCCAACATACTGCCCCTACCCTATGCAGAAACTTCAGTTCCCTCTCAAACTCAGCTTTGCCGTAacaattaacaaagcacaagCTCAGTTGCTGAAAGTTGTTGGATTAGACCTTCGAACATTGTTCTTTTCACATGGATAG
- the LOC128247920 gene encoding zinc finger protein 26-like — MMTECKYCKKTFNHSGHLTRHIRTHTREKPYECSYCKKRFSDSSTLTVHTRIHTGERPFCCKFCKKTFSRSDSLRVHIRTHTGEKKFECCHCRKTFSRSGNLTVHMRTHSTVPNGDTCNSIHNSGRECSGCSKSFNQPQDLNCHIKTQHHHHRDADNSLFPALCKTETVDVYSKPSCCSTSYQQHPYQSSSGSLCCKRVSSSNLSMSYDQCNNGSKLNGYLGNQSTEKSCGVGTNQSMDMKPELPVSVANHHNNLHCNMPTSSGHYTQLLLQNENKTFDCNNFDKSISRTCQLQRHFQRSLEGIDTFVSTSSACDNQNVVYMNTGLHGHTTEKTTQCGLCEKSVIHMCHLNGDNYCIPFSNSYNSLTNVTNIPTMSMCSTSDINRNQTCTYINHPPLSSQQTFDCERCKNSSHTNSLTESKPPSLNSQIYIKPDITSNSGTDHVHSSCALINNKTHNGEFKYGCENCKTSNNIKDEKSSGMISSFNGQNENLKKSQNISLSSTKNQSCSYSGNNKLHNKDQLYGCKQCDVSCKDGHGFGHEADTKPCLPLSVSYNNQHELDVKPNLSICPSLEPNIQPNPYYNNIRNHTTDKQFGYMKSFAPNTLDIKTDPTGSNSFFGFLQSLPDTNLFECDNNGDQSFMQFNGFLSTQNTSQKSCLLSSRTSNNSEIVDIKPNLSSIHDHYHQALTHFGQGDTFAKSDFSSCFNNNQSSLESSFYDPAGAASVGITSTGTGVSAGSGMSIKPEPFFCSSSETQSQPFSYHNFDQADIKPDLSLLWF, encoded by the coding sequence ATGATGACCGAATGTAAATACTGCAAGAAAACCTTCAATCATTCTGGTCATCTAACACGTCACATTCGCACTCATACTCGAGAGAAACCTTATGAGTGCAGTTATTGTAAGAAGAGATTCTCTGACTCCAGTACTCTCACTGTTCACACGCGTATTCACACCGGTGAGAGACCTTTCTGTTGTAAATTCTGCAAAAAAACTTTCTCTCGCTCTGACAGCTtgcgtgtacatatacgcactcacacaggaGAAAAGAAATTTGAGTGCTGTCACTGTCGCAAGACCTTTTCTCGATCGGGTAATCTGACCGTCCATATGCGAACACATTCAACAGTGCCCAATGGGGACACCTGTAATAGTATCCACAACAGTGGCAGAGAATGCAGTGGTTGTAGTAAGTCATTCAATCAACCTCAAGATTTAAATtgccacataaaaacacaacatcaccatcatcgagaTGCTGATAACTCTCTTTTCCCAGCCCTTTGCAAAACAGAAACTGTTGATGTTTATTCCAAACCGTCCTGTTGCAGTACTAGCTACCAGCAACATCCATACCAGTCTTCAAGTGGCAGCCTCTGCTGTAAACGTGTCTCTTCAAGTAATTTATCAATGAGTTATGATCAGTGTAACAATGGAAGCAAGTTGAATGGTTACCTTGGCAACCAGTCTACTGAAAAGTCATGTGGTGTGGGTACAAACCAAAGTATGGACATGAAGCCAGAACTACCTGTATCTGTTGCTAATCATCACAATAACCTTCATTGTAATATGCCAACCTCATCAGGACATTACACACAGCTGTTGctgcaaaatgaaaacaaaacatttgattGCAACAACTTTGACAAATCTATTTCTCGAACATGTCAACTACAACGGCATTTTCAAAGATCGCTGGAGGGTATTGACACTTTTGTGTCAACGTCGTCAGCATGTGACAATCAAAACGTTGTTTACATGAATACAGGTTTGCATGGACATACAACAGAAAAAACTACTCAGTGTGGACTCTGTGAGAAGTCTGTAATACACATGTGCCATCTGAATGGTGATAATTATTGCATCCCTTTTTCAAATTCTTATAACAGTTTGACAAATGTTACCAACATCCCAACAATGTCTATGTGTTCTACTTCTGACATCAACCGGAACCAAACTTGTACCTACATTAACCATCCACCTCTTTCTTCGCAACAGACATTTGATTGTGAACGCTGCAAGAATTCAAGTCACACAAATAGTTTAACTGAATCCAAACCTCCAAGTTTAAATAGTCAGATTTACATTAAACCTGACATAACTTCCAATTCTGGTACTGATCATGTCCATAGTTCTTGTGcgttaattaataataaaacacataATGGAGAATTTAAGTATGGATGTGAAAATTGTAAAACTTCAAATaacataaaagatgaaaaaagttCTGGTATGATAAGTTCTTTTAatggacaaaatgaaaatttgaagaaatctcaaaatatttctttaagtaGCACCAAAAATCAATCTTGTTCATACAGTGGCAACAACAAATTGCATAACAAAGATCAACTGTATGGATGTAAACAGTGTGATGTGTCCTGTAAAGATGGCCATGGATTTGGTCATGAAGCTGATACAAAACCTTGTTTACCTTTATCTGTGAGCTATAATAATCAACATGAACTTGATGTCAAACCAAAtttatccatctgtccatctctTGAGCCAAACATCCAACCCAAcccatattataataatataagaaatcaCACAACTGACAAACAATTTGGTTACATGAAATCATTTGCTCCTAATACGCTGGATATAAAAACTGATCCAACAGGTTCAAATTCATTCTTTGGCTTTCTACAATCCCTCCCTGATACTAATCTCTTTGAATGTGATAATAATGGAGACCAGTCATTTATGCAGTTTAATGGTTTTCTCAGTACACAAAATACTTCTCAAAAGTCTTGTTTGTTATCGTCAAGAACTTCCAACAACTCTGAAATAGTAGATATTAAACCTAATTTATCTTCTATTCATGACCATTATCACCAAGCTCTCACACATTTTGGTCAAGGAGATAcatttgccaaatcagatttctCTTCATGTTTCAATAATAACCAATCCTCACTGGAGTCTAGTTTTTACGACCCTGCTGGTGCTGCCAGTGTTGGAATCACCAGCACTGGTACAGGTGTTTCTGCTGGTTCTGGAATGTCTATAAAACCTGAACCATTTTTCTGTTCCTCCAGTGAAACTCAGTCACAACCATTCTCATATCATAACTTTGATCAAGCAGACATTAAACCAGACTTGTCGCTGTTATGGTTCTAA